The Phoenix dactylifera cultivar Barhee BC4 chromosome 9, palm_55x_up_171113_PBpolish2nd_filt_p, whole genome shotgun sequence genome window below encodes:
- the LOC103721880 gene encoding probable serine/threonine-protein kinase PBL21 isoform X1, which yields MLGILAAAVGGAAGAMALVGIVIIFVWYCLLRKRSVSRTSQTNSSEPSLQGQNIELSFSGGVSYPPGLQEARCFTLEELNVATKNFSNINLIGYGMFGEVFKGLLHGGMIVAIKRRPSAPRQEFVEEVHYLSTIRHRNLVSLLGYCRENDTQMLIYEYVPNGSVSTHLYGSGQVVSARLEFKHRLLIAHGAAKGLGFLHSMNPPLVHMNFKTENVLVDEDFIPKVSDAGLQSLLDRIDDAGPSYRMTTDDPFLDPEVKESGRFSVMSDVYSFGVFLMELVSGREARSDQRIIELAQNYQEPHNISTLVDQRMGSSFTSEGMNEFLRLIAWCLNPSSKRRPPMNYVELELDRIHEKEMSLTTIMPEGGTTVTLGSQLFTAT from the exons ATGTTAGGGATTCTTGCAGCAGCTGTTGGAGGTGCTGCAGGAGCCATGGCATTGGTAGGGATAGTGATCATTTTTGTATGGTACTGCCTATTGCGTAAGAGGAGTGTTTCGAGAACCTCACAGACCAATTCATCAGAACCATCTCTACAAG GACAAAATATTGAATTGTCTTTCAGTGGAGGTGTCTCTTACCCACCAGGCTTGCAAGAAGCAAGATGCTTTACTCTGGAGGAATTGAATGTGGCTACAAAGAATTTCAGCAATATCAATCTGATTGGTTATGGAATGTTTGGAGAAGTCTTCAAGGGCTTGCTTCATGGTGGAATGATTGTAGCTATTAAAAGAAGGCCATCTGCTCCACGTCAGGAATTCGTTGAAGAG GTACATTACTTGTCAACTATTCGGCATAGGAATCTTGTGAGCCTTTTGGGTTACTGCCGGGAAAATGATACGCAAATGCTTATCTATGAGTATGTACCAAATGGCAGTGTTTCCACTCACTTATATG GTTCCGGTCAGGTGGTAAGTGCAAGGCTAGAATTCAAGCACAGGCTCTTGATAGCCCATGGGGCTGCTAAAG GTCTGGGTTTCCTGCATTCTATGAATCCTCCTCTTGTACATATGAACTTCAAAACAGAAAATGTTCTTGTAGATGAGGACTTCATACCAAAAGTTTCAGATGCTGGGCTCCAAAGCTTACTTGATAGAATTGATGATGCTGGTCCATCTTATCGAATGACAACAGATGATCCTTTCCTCGATCCTGA GGTGAAGGAATCTGGAAGATTTTCTGTAATGAGTGATGTATATAGTTTTGGAGTGTTTCTTATGGAGTTAGTAAGTGGACGGGAAGCTAGATCTGACCAACGCATCATTGAATTG GCACAAAACTATCAGGAGCCACATAATATTTCTACCCTTGTCGATCAAAGAATGGGCAGCAGTTTTACCTCTGAAGGCATGAATGAGTTCTTGAGGCTAATAGCTTGGTGTTTGAACCCATCTAGCAAGAGACGTCCACCCATGAATTATGTGGAGTTGGAACTTGACCGGATACATGAGAAAGAAATGAGCCTGACCACCATAATGCCTGAAGGTGGTACTACTGTGACTCTTGGAAGCCAGCTGTTTACTGCAACATAA
- the LOC103721880 gene encoding serine/threonine-protein kinase CDG1-like isoform X2: MLGILAAAVGGAAGAMALVGIVIIFVWYCLLRKRSVSRTSQTNSSEPSLQGQNIELSFSGGVSYPPGLQEARCFTLEELNVATKNFSNINLIGYGMFGEVFKGLLHGGMIVAIKRRPSAPRQEFVEEVHYLSTIRHRNLVSLLGYCRENDTQMLIYEYVPNGSVSTHLYGSGQVVSARLEFKHRLLIAHGAAKGLGFLHSMNPPLVHMNFKTENVLVDEDFIPKVSDAGLQSLLDRIDDAGPSYRMTTDDPFLDPEVKESGRFSVMSDVYSFGVFLMELVSGREARSDQRIIELGSLGVNSTQCLVLNHHPRILGIFSMRSRSLAKSASYKTRPWFYVFICMKSFIQLAI, translated from the exons ATGTTAGGGATTCTTGCAGCAGCTGTTGGAGGTGCTGCAGGAGCCATGGCATTGGTAGGGATAGTGATCATTTTTGTATGGTACTGCCTATTGCGTAAGAGGAGTGTTTCGAGAACCTCACAGACCAATTCATCAGAACCATCTCTACAAG GACAAAATATTGAATTGTCTTTCAGTGGAGGTGTCTCTTACCCACCAGGCTTGCAAGAAGCAAGATGCTTTACTCTGGAGGAATTGAATGTGGCTACAAAGAATTTCAGCAATATCAATCTGATTGGTTATGGAATGTTTGGAGAAGTCTTCAAGGGCTTGCTTCATGGTGGAATGATTGTAGCTATTAAAAGAAGGCCATCTGCTCCACGTCAGGAATTCGTTGAAGAG GTACATTACTTGTCAACTATTCGGCATAGGAATCTTGTGAGCCTTTTGGGTTACTGCCGGGAAAATGATACGCAAATGCTTATCTATGAGTATGTACCAAATGGCAGTGTTTCCACTCACTTATATG GTTCCGGTCAGGTGGTAAGTGCAAGGCTAGAATTCAAGCACAGGCTCTTGATAGCCCATGGGGCTGCTAAAG GTCTGGGTTTCCTGCATTCTATGAATCCTCCTCTTGTACATATGAACTTCAAAACAGAAAATGTTCTTGTAGATGAGGACTTCATACCAAAAGTTTCAGATGCTGGGCTCCAAAGCTTACTTGATAGAATTGATGATGCTGGTCCATCTTATCGAATGACAACAGATGATCCTTTCCTCGATCCTGA GGTGAAGGAATCTGGAAGATTTTCTGTAATGAGTGATGTATATAGTTTTGGAGTGTTTCTTATGGAGTTAGTAAGTGGACGGGAAGCTAGATCTGACCAACGCATCATTGAATTG GGCAGCTTGGGAGTTAATTCTACCCAATGTCTAGTCCTCAACCACCACCCCAGAATTCTTGGTATCTTTAGCATGAGAAGTAGATCTCTTGCCAAGTCAGCTTCTTATAAGACCAGGCCTTGGTTTTATGTGTTTATATGCATGAAAAGTTTTATTCAGCTAGCAATATAG